In the genome of Neodiprion fabricii isolate iyNeoFabr1 chromosome 4, iyNeoFabr1.1, whole genome shotgun sequence, the window ATTTGCTGTCCTCGGAGTTGCAAGGATTTTCAACCCGCCGTTTCTTCTTCGAAGATTTCTTGCACCTAGTTTCATCTGAACCAGAATCCTTTCTGGGCCTGCTAGGTGGACTAGTGTCGTTGTTTTCAGAATCTGAGGAATTGCTTGCAGGGCTGGAAACTGCTCGgctttgtttgtttttaaaagATTTCCTACGTCGAGTGAACTTTTCCAagtcattgtttttttttactctccgaGGTGGACTGAAGTCACTGTCCTCTGAAGCAGGTGGCTTTTCAATCGAACTAGAAACAGAATGTTGACGCAGTTTCTTTGACGATAGTGTCTTACGACTAGATTCTTTCTGGTCGGAATCATTCCTTTGCCTATGAGGTGGACTGCCTTTACCATCATCAGATAGAGAACGATTTCTGGAATTAGGAGCAGGTATTCTGCTTGACTGGCTCATCGCCTCAGATATTCTCTCGTTTCTGTCAATGCTGGTTACAGTTATGTCTCCATCAATATCGTCTGTTATAATTTTCCACCTTTTCTTGTCGGAAAAATCCACTGGACCGCGTTCGTCGACAATACCAGCGATTTGTGGTCCGTCTTCCGTGTTGTTGTAAATGTCGAATTCCCCATCTTCTATTGCTCTCATATTTTTAAGATCAATGTCATCGTCAATAATTTTAACACTGgaggaaataaagcaaaaTTAATGGATATTATTGCGCTGCAGATTTTAAAATCGTGGGAATTATATTCCAGGGTCATTGCGATCTAACCTAATAAAAATCGTATTATTGCTCGATCAAACAGTCGTACAAGATAACACTTACGTTTTGGACCCGATTttgggtttcttttttttaatcttttttttgtccttGTCGGATGACAGGTATTTCTTCAAATACTCTTTCTGACTTATCATTTTCTTATCCAACGTTGTGTGCGCATAACCTTACAGTTTGTTTTCATCTATACTTATTCATACCTAGGTTCATACCACGGTCTTATAGACAGGTCTGGGTACTCCGGCTGTAAAACCGTGCTCGAAAATGAAGCCGATGTTGTGAATTTTCGCCGCTAGCACTAGTGAGGGAGCGGCCTACTTAGTACACATCGTACGAGTCGCCTTCCGCATGCGTTTGCCGGAGCTCACGCATATTAGCTTTCCCTCCATACTGGGCACTCATATCCCTTTgccagccccctgacacacgctgcaaaagtggttcgcaaaatgtccctTGATTCTGCCGCCAACCTCCACcactagtggcgctagtagttgtCTGACAAGTTGCGTGCGGTCAGCgagcgtgtcagaagtctactagcgccacttagaggaactaaaaaacggggacaaaacgcgtacaattttttagtatacgagcaGTGGTGTCAGGGGGTTGCCCTTTTCCATAGCACGCGGTGTAACCGCACTGCGTAACCGAATTGGAAGTGCTGCAATGAACGCTCGCCGTAGTTACGCAGCGTTGCTTGCGCGTGTCTTTGAGAAAGGTAGAAAATGAGGATTCTGTCTTTCTGAAATACACGActaatcttttcaaaatcatttataGAATACCACTTTGTGTCACTAAATCTTAATTTTGTCGTCtctgttttatatttattataatgtaaataaaatttgttttttacagCCAAGTTGAAAGTTGAATTAACCCATAACACCTAACTTACTCAAATTGCACtatcatgaaaaatttcgagtacAAAATGACCGCGTCATATCAGGTGACTTTTGTGCTGATCCTGTGAATAAAGTTGAGCGTGTGTTCAACgatcaataaaaataaggGACGAACTTCACactggaaaattttctttttataataCTAAATTATTCCAATGCCCGTGTTAGTATCCGCAATAATCATAAGTcggattttattattaaattaaatagGATCTGTCGTCAACTTAAAGTAATAACGGTTACTATCACAGTTGCGGTGATAGTAGACAACGCCGATGATTAACAAACCTAGTAATACGATGATGACCAGcaacaatattgaaatacCTGAAATAGAAACCAATAGAGTAAGAAattagaaatgagaaaatgcaGTATGAATTGTCAATAAAAACTAAAGGGGGTACAGCCGTCACGGGAAAGGAACTTCTCAAACATTTTTGtagtgaaatatttcaagtggAATGTAAGTTAAAGTTAAATTGATATATGAATACTATTGGTGAATTAAAATCATGAAGAAATTGTTCATACGAAATTCAATATCTATGTtacaaatgtatatacattgaatatttctcgaaattatttacaaagaTTAGGTGAAATCAATTGCATTTACATGTACTTGTTAATTCTTTACAGATAACTATGTAGACTCGTTTATTAACTTTTTCGCAATCATGGTCTGTTGAACTTTAAATAACTTTTagttaattattcaaaacactagaaaaaaatatagttgtGTCTTATGTTGCCGCAACAGTAATATAGGCAAGTCGTATGTTGAGTCCACTATAAGAAAGCTATAGTAACACTGTGCAGTGATATACTATTAACACGCAAGTCAGAGTATAAATAGGTATACTATCACTGCAATAATGGGAAGTCTGGCATTACGCTCAGCATGTGACGCTTTCATGGATGCACTCTCCATACAGAGAAGTACCGTAAGAAGTTGCTTCCAAAATTTCTTTAAACCTTATGAACGTTTTTAATCTCACATAAACTGAGGGTTTCTAACTAAACAAGATTTATCTTACCAAATATAGATGGCATGGTAATGTTGTGTGCGTATTGTTCCCAGCCTAGAAGACATTCTTTTGCCCAATCTTTTGGTATCATGTCGTTAGTTAATTCTACAAATTTCCCTAATGGACACGCGACCTCACAGCCTGGCAAAGTTAACAGCCTCGGTTCAGCGGACGTATTTTTGTACGAAATCTAGAATATAGGGTGAAGAATCTGAGGTTGTAATCATTCTAGAAAAAGTTTAACTTGCATGCAAAGCACAGTATACAGGACCTGAAGAATTGTTCATTATAATGACACCAGTAGAATGCATCCCTACCGTTACAATATACTGTTTCAGTGAGTTCACTCTCAATTCCACAAGAACAGTCGCCGTATACGGGGGACAGTGTGGCTCAAATAAATCTAATGTCATCAAAAAGTTTGCCACTGTTGTATCATGGGCGCTGTATATCCATATTTTTCTATTCGGGAATAGTGCATTTTTTGATTTGCTTACTAGGTGATCTACCATTTCACCTAATAATCGTCCTGTCAGGaatcagtgatttttttaatgaaacttCAATTCTCaggaatttattttacacgatTAATATACTTTTCGCATGAATATTTCTACTTGCCTGACTTCAATCTTTGGAGTAGTTTATTGTGAGCTTCTACAGTAAAACTAAAATCTGCTAAAGGTTTTAATTTATCTGGATATACAGATTTTGTCCACTCGGGCAAGGTGCGGTTATACAGAACCTGGAGAAGAATAACATATCGGTTATTTAGCTGAATTATGATAACAGTCACTACATCCACATTTTAGAAATAATGGAATTATAATAGGAATATTGTTTCTTCATTAAGGGTCCAAAAtttggattgaaaattttttggatttcaaTCTGCCTGCATACGAATGTTTCTGCTACGGCTGATTAATATTTAGtaatttcttcattcattacgaataaatatttgttcaaGAAAAAGATGTTCCAAGGGTTAAGGGGGTCCCATGGTCGATTTCGATGTTGacgtatatatctccaaatatgGAACTTCACGTACCTCAAATGTGAAAAAGGGCTTGACAGCCCCATCCTACATACAATTCTGAACAGAAACACTcaaacacattttcatttcatgcaGAAATAACGAAATGGCATGAATTATACGAATTTACTATAACGATTTCATAGAATCCATGCcacttctttatttttgcacggattgaaaatatgttagtgtttttattcagaattgtacatagaatggggctgttaAGCAGTTTTTCATGTTTGAGATACATGGACTTGGATATTTGGAGATACGTACATCAACATCGAAATCGACTAGGGCACCAACTTAAATGCTAGCAGAAAATCTAGTATTTAAAAGCAAAACAAATTTGCAGCCTTTTGTGCAACAtgagaaaagtaaaatattagATGTTAAATAATTGTGATACATAATTTATCAATCATTTGCAATTGCGTATTATGACATTAACATGGTTATCAATTCACTGGTAAGATATCGAATTGCACAAGAATTGTCTCTAGAGAttatttaattcttttctgtatacTCTGTTCATTTCTGTATCATCATTCAAGGCCAAGCTACGATTATGCCACAAGGCACAGATAGTGGACTCACAGGATGGTAATTGTACTATGACCGACAAACacattagtttttttttatttcagtgtACACGTTTTTGCAATGAAGAATACTGATTAGACTTTGTACAGAGTGATCGACACTCTTCTCTAACAGTAAACATGAAATCAATTTCCATTTATGTTACGTagaataatattcttattataACTCCTTTTCACTGTCAATCTTAACGTCATAAAAGATAAAATATCTTGATAAAATAGCATCATTGATTATTGATAtgtgtaatgaaatgaataaaatcctcattattttgattcatttttgattttttttttatctgacaGCAAACTTTTtctaatatttgaaaaaaatttttggcccAGATATTACATTTCATGAACAACTTATGCTCGTGAAAATTAGCAAGAACTATTTAATTAAACGAAGCTCTAACTGTATTATAAAACTTGATTAATAAATCtaccaaaagaaaaaaaagacataaGTAAATATTCCTGTCAAACTGGAGAATTGGTATTCAAGATATGCAATGATTAATTACCTCAATAAATAGCGTATTATATATGCCATTAACGTCACTGACAGATTGAACCATAGTACCAGCTTTTTTGCTCAAATAATTGTACAGTTCTTGGTTATCATGATCAATTTTCCTGATCTCGGGGGAGTTCATAACATTTTGCAACTCCATTTCATACTTTGGGCAGTATTTTTTGCTTGCCAGCAAGCTGTCCTCAAGTTCAGGTATAGTATGGACCGGTATAGGCATCCACTTAAGTTTGTCCCAAACTTGATCTCCTTCAGGTGGATAAAGACCAGCCAAATTAGCCTCTGCGGACATCAGCGTCCTGTCAATGTCTGTACTTTGTACATATACATCATAAGGAGTATAACATTCTGGCACTAAATGCGAATAACGTTCTCTAAACCAACGACCAAGCCTGAGATGCTGACTTTTTCCAACctgaaatatttaaacaatttgtgTCTGACTTTAGTCGAATCGGTGGATTTGGATCTTTGAATGATATTTAAACCATTGCAGAATTAGGAAGCCTATACTGGATCAACGACTTCTGAAAGAAATAAGTACAAGTTTTCCAGTCGTTTCTCATGTAACCTGTTGTTTGTCTTTTGTACCGCTTTCATAATATTGACATATCAAAATTGACAAATCACACATAcagtttcaaaactttttgaGTTCACTAACTAAAGGCCATTTCTCATTGATACCGACTTCATGGTCAATCTCAGCCACTGACTTTTGAGTGTTTACTATCAAATGATAAGAACAGTAAAATCAATAAGATAGTCGAGATTGATAGCGTATTAATAGGCCGTTTACTTACATTGGTAAGTTGACCAAAAGGTACAGGCCATAAGGTTTCGTTACCCCAAGGATCAGTGGGATAAGGGTCGACAGGTGTCCGGTCTCCATGTCTGAAGAGCTGGAGAAAAGAAGTGCGATAGGATAGAAGTCGATACAAAAATTAGAAGCCAGATATTACAAAGGAATACTTACAATGTTTGCGAAGACTATGGTTCCTAGATCAACATTTTTGCTGTAGGCCGATGAGGCGCCGAAAACAATGCAAGTGGTCACCACCGCTACGACCGCTTCGACGGTTCGCATATTGCAACGAGTATTCGCGAACAAAAATGGAAATCCGgtatattttaaaatatgGTAAATTACATGTGTGCACCAGAGATACGAATCCGTCAAGCTGGAGAAATTTTCTGCGAGGTGATAAACTGCTCCCACCACTCACTTCCGCGGTTTTGCTAATAAACGGCAACACGTAAATTATTCTTACGCGATGATTACGATAGACTGGTATTCATATTTACGGGGATATTTCACCGTCACGTCGTCGAAGGAATGCAATATATACCACTTACGGATAGCTAAACAATATCGACGTCTCTAAATTATCTAATTGTTTATTGAAGTGTGTAAACACGGCGACCCAACCCTCGACCGTGTCACCATCATTGGGATAAGTTATTTTTAGCTACACGGATTTTGATACTAAACATGTGATACTTCTAATTCATCGATTAGATTGCTTACCATATTATCTAGCTGATGATTTCTAATTTTGTCGATACTTTGATGCCAAATAGAATTTTCTCTAATTGTTTTATCAGAGCTAACGCGACGGCATCTGTCTCGAACGAGAACGATGCCAACTCATGTTGTACCGAATAGCACCCAAGGTAAACTGAATATACTATTGCAAAAATGTAGGCCTACTTCACTTTCCCGAGGCGAGCAAAAACAATCCACGTAGTGGTAGAAACGCGACCACACTCTGCGATAATGCTTCTCCCCAGTTTTCAGGTAACGTAAGAACTGTCTAATTGCGATTTGCGCACCTCCTacggaaaaaagtgaaattttcgctATAAAATGTAAACAAAGAAGGGCGGCAATCGTAACCTATAAACCTCCATGCATAAACACCGCTACAAGCATTTGAATTGAACGAAACCCGAGTAATTGTTATTCCAACCTCAACTGACattaaaatcgatgaaaagGCGGCCAAACGGTGAATCGTCAGATCATTAGTggcggcggggggggggggggggagcgcAATACGGATTTGCATCGTTAAGAGGCGCTGAAATCGCACCTTCAAACCAAGTGCTGCTGGAGTGTTATCTCCTTTCTATTACTCCGTGGAATGATACTTAATTGagtataatcaattatttttcaaacttgcatgttaaaaaataacattttttttgttgtcttgatttttccgtgaatttttaatgtttGAAAACAAAGAATTCACGAATAAAATCTTCTCCTTACAatactataataataacatgAAAACTAGAGCCAATctgatataattataattttattcctaAATTTTACGTCCTCAAACAccaaaattcacgaaaaaaatcgGCTGTGTTATTGTATGTCGTGATGAACGGGCATAACCGACAGTACTCACGACTTTTTACCGTTAATTcatccatttttcaatttcaacgttttgaATACATCCCCATTTTTTCGCGTAATacaaacggaaaaaaatacgCCTATTTCCCTTATACGTGGCAAAAGGTCGTATAATGGCGCATACGTCCTTATATCACTACACATGCGACGTATTTGCAATCAATACGTTGCCGCTCCATATTGTTCTTTCTTGGGTTTTATACCCATGCTGGCTTCCCATCACGTCAACCATCACGAGAATCTCCTCGCACTAATTGCTAGACCCACTCGACACGGTCAACCCGTGCAAATTGTTTTTGAGTTCCACTAGTGATTCACGGACTGTAATTTCTACGCCAGTTTCCTGGAATGTCGACCATTCGGGAGTAAGCCCTCGTATCAGGTCTCTAGGACGCCAGCCTGGGAAACACATAATGCTGTATGTACTCGTTCTTATTTCATATTTAACAAGTTAATTTCATTATGCAAGTTATCACTGTACACGGTCATAATACGACCCTATACGTGTATTTACGCATAGATACATTATTATCCTACAGCACTTGCGCCTTGCTAGCGCACCGTTCGGAGCAATACTGACTTGATACCATCAAACTTTCCATTCATTCTATTCTTTCAGGTAACGGCTTTTATAATAAACGAATCGAATAACTGAATataatcgttttattttcattaatttaattattaaaagaacaaataaaaaagtaaaagggacaatcaaacaaaataaattcgaaTCCATTTGTGTCGTCAACAACTCTGACGGTGATAGGGATTTCCGCAGAGTTACCTCCACTGGTCTTTACCGTCATTGTCGCTTagtcataaaattttcttattatgTCAATAATTACGTGACTCCATCCAATCATAGTTAATTTTGTCTATAATAGATGATGTGGTACAGAGGGAAATGCACTTTTCAGGCCGACAACAAGGGCAAA includes:
- the LOC124179481 gene encoding prostatic acid phosphatase-like, encoding MRTVEAVVAVVTTCIVFGASSAYSKNVDLGTIVFANILFRHGDRTPVDPYPTDPWGNETLWPVPFGQLTNVGKSQHLRLGRWFRERYSHLVPECYTPYDVYVQSTDIDRTLMSAEANLAGLYPPEGDQVWDKLKWMPIPVHTIPELEDSLLASKKYCPKYEMELQNVMNSPEIRKIDHDNQELYNYLSKKAGTMVQSVSDVNGIYNTLFIEVLYNRTLPEWTKSVYPDKLKPLADFSFTVEAHNKLLQRLKSGRLLGEMVDHLVSKSKNALFPNRKIWIYSAHDTTVANFLMTLDLFEPHCPPYTATVLVELRVNSLKQYIVTISYKNTSAEPRLLTLPGCEVACPLGKFVELTNDMIPKDWAKECLLGWEQYAHNITMPSIFGISILLLVIIVLLGLLIIGVVYYHRNCDSNRYYFKLTTDPI